In the Ipomoea triloba cultivar NCNSP0323 chromosome 6, ASM357664v1 genome, one interval contains:
- the LOC116023696 gene encoding BEL1-like homeodomain protein 11 yields MVTQDSPSNPTEPSCNLQQLGTQNYDVFPPDLGSNAQFLGGRMPRSTRHFMDLLGASNDVHNQAQKLSLSLGSCSLFPPSVQCRETSLNQNNNIMNPGFMNYSLAGGSSALAAPIADSKYFRPARALLEEVASVGGQDTGVRYKKLMRRLSRNSKNGSLGVRSAVRLDFPTNELEAKIMKLITMLEEVERRYEQYCHQMEELVSSFEAISGKSYMVLALEAMSKHFCSLRDAIIAQINATRRRLSEETPTRELHSHFSLFPPSSEAAMLQKLSLQHLGLIQSSRQAWRPIRGLPETSVAILRAWLFQHFLHPYPNDSEKLILASQTGLSKNQVSNWFINARVRLWKPMIEEMYKEEFAESSSADECDNLFGGSSSSTRSSRTATQGAMNSAEE; encoded by the exons ATGGTTACCCAAGATTCCCCTTCAAATCCAACAGAACCATCATGTAATCTGCAACAACTTGGGACCCAAAACTATGATGTTTTCCCACCTGATTTAGGCAGCAATGCTCAGTTTCTTGGTGGGAGAATGCCTAGATCCACCAGACATTTTATGGATCTTCTTGGAGCCTCAAATGATGTCCATAACCAAGCACAAAAGCTCTCACTTTCTTTGGGCTCTTGTTCCTTGTTCCCCCCTTCTGTCCAATGTAGGGAGACATCCTTAAACCAGAACAACAACATCATGAATCCTGGATTCATGAATTACTCTCTTGCTGGAGGAAGTTCAGCCCTCGCGGCTCCAATTGCTGATTCGAAGTACTTTAGGCCTGCCCGGGCACTTCTCGAGGAAGTGGCGAGTGTTGGTGGGCAGGACACGGGGGTCAGATACAAGAAATTGATGAGGAGATTGTCGCGAAACAGCAAGAATGGCTCGTTGGGGGTTCGGTCTGCTGTGAGACTAGACTTCCCTACTAATGAACTTGAAGCTAAGATCATGAAGTTGATAACCATGTTGGAAGAG GTGGAGAGGAGATATGAGCAGTACTGTCATCAAATGGAGGAATTGGTGTCATCGTTTGAGGCGATATCGGGGAAATCATATATGGTCCTCGCCCTCGAGGCCATGTCCAAACACTTCTGCAGCTTGAGAGACGCAATCATAGCCCAGATAAACGCCACGAGGCGAAGATTATCAGAAGAAACTCCAACCAGAGAGCTGCACTCACATTTCAGCCTTTTCCCCCCATCATCAGAGGCTGCCATGCTTCAGAAACTCTCCCTTCAACACCTTGGATTGATCCAGAGCTCCCGGCAGGCGTGGCGCCCAATCAGAGGCCTGCCTGAGACCTCCGTCGCCATTCTTCGCGCTTGGCTGTTCCAACACTTCCTCCACCC ATACCCAAATGACTCAGAGAAACTAATCTTGGCATCCCAGACAGGCCTGTCCAAGAATCAA GTTTCGAATTGGTTCATAAATGCCAGAGTGCGGCTGTGGAAACCCATGATTGAGGAAATGTACAAAGAGGAGTTTGCAGAATCATCTTCAGCTGATGAATGTGATAATCTGTTTGGTGGGTCGAGTTCGAGTACAAGAAGTTCAAGAACAGCAACACAAGGAGCCATGAATTCTGCAGAGGAATGA
- the LOC116023028 gene encoding uncharacterized protein LOC116023028 — MSLCFLCSNLNPLILQSEPHFRWVPKPTRQLRIIQQKQAKRGFCGSIRAFEDGIGVLSPDDTVSVRNPVIETGDGDEAEDFHQGFNGAASTEAEEKAQSSVLKKIERKKGAQVEETDDGRFTLRNGREVFEEKAYLVGVACKNSIDDSFGIEESLKELAQLADTAGLLVAGSTYQKLSTPNPRTYIGSGKVAEIKSAIHAFGVETVIFDDELSPGQLRNLEKAFGGDVRVCDRTALILDIFNQRAATREASLQVSLAQMEYQLPRLTRMWTHLERQAGGQVKGMGEKQIEVDKRILRTQIGVLKKELESVRKHRKQYRNRRTSVPVPVVSLVGYTNAGKSTLLNRLTGADVLAEDKLFATLDPTTRRVQMKNGKEFLLTDTVGFIQKLPTTLVAAFRATLEEISESSLMVHLVDISHPLAEQHIEAVDKVLSELDASSIPKMMVWNKVDNAADPEKIKLEAKQKDVICISALTGEGLNDFCDAVQTKLKDTMVWVEALIPFDKGELLSTIHQVGMVDRTEYTANGTLVRAYVPLRFARILTPMRQMCVS, encoded by the exons ATGAGCTTATGCTTTCTCTGTTCAAATTTAAACCCTTTAATTTTGCAATCGGAACCCCATTTTCGATGGGTTCCCAAACCTACCCGGCAGCTCCGAATTATTCAGCAAAAACAAGCAAAGCGCGGTTTTTGTGGTTCAATTAGGGCATTTGAAGATGGAATCGGAGTTTTATCGCCCGACGATACCGTTTCGGTTCGCAATCCGGTGATTGAGACCGGAGATGGAGATGAAGCGGAAGATTTTCACCAAGGGTTCAATGGAGCTGCAAGTACTGAAGCAGAAGAAAAGGCTCAAAGCTCGGTGTTGAAGAAGATTGAGAGGAAGAAAGGAGCGCAGGTGGAGGAGACTGATGATGGCCGGTTCACGCTACGCAATGGAAGAGAG GTTTTTGAAGAGAAAGCCTATCTAGTGGGAGTTGCGTGCAAAAACAGTATTGATGATTCATTTGGTATAGAGGAATCACTGAAAGAGCTGGCCCAACTGGCTGACACTGCTGGACTACTTGTTGCTGGTTCTACATATCAAAA ACTATCCACTCCAAATCCTAGGACATATATAGGGTCTGGTAAAGTTGCAGAAATAAAAAGTGCAATCCATGCGTTTGGAGTTGAGACTGTAATATTTGATGATGAACTTTCACCAGG GCAGTTGCGTAATTTGGAGAAAGCTTTTGGTGGAGATGTCCGAGTGTGTGATCGCACTGCTCTTATTTTGGATATCTTTAATCAACGAGCAGCCACTCGTGAAGCTTCATTACAG GTTTCACTGGCACAAATGGAGTACCAATTACCACGGCTAACAAGAATGTGGACTCACCTTGAGCGTCAAGCTGGAGGGCAGGTCAAAGGTATGGGAGAGAAACAAATTGAAGTTGACAAGCGTATTCTACGTACTCAA ATAGGTGTTCTCAAGAAAGAGCTAGAATCTGTTCGAAAGCATCGGAAACAGTACAGAAACCGACGCACCTCTGTTCCTGTCCCTGTAGTGTCTTTG GTTGGATACACAAATGCTGGCAAGAGTACACTACTGAATAGATTGACAGGGGCTGATGTTCTTGCTGAGGATAAATTATTTGCCACACTTGATCCTACAACAAGAAGGGTGCAG ATGAAGAATGGGAAAGAGTTCCTCCTGACAGATACAGTTGGGTTCATTCAAAAGTTACCGACAACACTG GTTGCAGCCTTCAGGGCAACATTGGAAGAAATCTCTGAATCATCACTTATGGTGCATTTGGTGGACATCag TCATCCTCTGGCAGAGCAACATATTGAAGCTGTGGATAAAGTTCTTTCAGAACTTGATGCATCTTCAATCCCAAAGATGATGGTATGGAATAAG GTTGATAATGCTGCAGATCCTGAAAAGATCAAGTTGGAAGCTAAGCAAAAAGATGTCATTTGTATATCCGCTTTGACTGGTGAAGGGTTAAATGACTTTTGTGATGCTGTTCAGACTAAGCTGAAG GATACTATGGTTTGGGTAGAAGCTTTGATACCCTTTGATAAGGGGGAACTTCTCAGCACCATACACCAAGTTGGAATGGTCGACAGAACG GAATACACAGCAAATGGAACCTTGGTCAGAGCATACGTGCCCCTTCGTTTTGCCAGGATTCTCACCCCAATGAGGCAAATGTGTGTGTCATAA
- the LOC116022870 gene encoding peroxidase 9 translates to MATLPRVFFCSLVMMMVVFSAANPGLSPFFYDASCPQANDIVMSVLERAIAEDPRMAASLLRLHFHDCFVQGCDASILLDKTSGMASEKDAGPNKNSIRGIEVVDEIKAQLEQVCPHTVSCADILALAARDSTVLSGGPHWEVPLGRRDSKTASLKKANTNIPAPNSTIQHLITLFARQGLDEQDLVALSGGHTIGVARCVSFRQRLYNQNGDNQPDATLERAYYNDLKAACPKTGGDNNVSPLDVASPVRFDNTYFKLLLRRKGLLASDEALLTGDVQKTVELVKGYASDEELFFHHFAKSMVKMGNINPLVGLKGEIRHNCHHVN, encoded by the exons ATGGCTACTCTTCCTAGAGTTTTCTTTTGCAGCCTTGTTATGATGATGGTTGTTTTCTCTGCTGCAAATCCCGGCCTTTCGCCTTTCTTCTACGACGCTTCGTGCCCACAGGCCAACGACATTGTCATGTCTGTCTTGGAGAGAGCTATCGCGGAAGACCCGAGGATGGCTGCCTCCTTGCTCAGGCTCCACTTCCATGACTGCTTTGTCCag GGTTGTGATGCATCGATATTGCTGGACAAGACGTCGGGGATGGCTAGCGAGAAAGATGCGGGGCCGAACAAGAACTCCATTAGAGGAATTGAAGTGGTTGATGAGATAAAAGCACAGCTGGAGCAAGTGTGTCCTCACACTGTTTCCTGTGCAGACATTCTTGCCCTGGCTGCCCGGGACTCCACAGTTCTT AGCGGTGGACCTCATTGGGAAGTGCCTTTAGGAAGGAGGGATTCAAAGACAGCAAGCCTCAAGAAAGCCAACACCAATATTCCTGCACCAAACTCCACCATCCAACACCTTATAACCCTCTTCGCCCGCCAAGGCCTCGATGAGCAAGACCTCGTCGCTCTTTCAG GGGGGCACACCATAGGTGTAGCCCGATGTGTGAGCTTCAGGCAAAGGCTGTACAACCAAAATGGCGACAACCAGCCCGATGCAACTCTCGAGAGGGCATACTACAACGACCTAAAGGCGGCGTGCCCAAAAACCGGGGGGGACAACAACGTATCGCCCCTGGACGTTGCCTCCCCGGTGAGATTCGACAACACATACTTCAAGCTGTTGCTGAGGCGCAAAGGGCTTCTCGCCTCAGACGAAGCGCTGCTCACCGGGGATGTGCAGAAGACAGTGGAGCTGGTGAAAGGGTATGCCAGTGATGAGGAGCTTTTCTTCCACCACTTTGCAAAGTCTATGGTGAAAATGGGGAACATAAATCCCCTTGTTGGGTTGAAGGGGGAGATTAGGCACAACTGTCATCATGTCAACTGA